The window accacaatcataaccaacagcggaataaccaataccaataaaaatccaataaataataatcaaaaatcaaatataacaataatccaataaccaatcatcagaaaacatgaaaccaacaacctagcaatgtttccaatgacccaactctagcaacctagcaatgccagacaacatccaatcgagtccctagaacatccttctcttcattgccttgattccacgatcacactttgcctttacctgcatcacaaacacaaattgcaatgcatgagtattttataaacactcagtaaggcaatcctcctatctactggactatacacataagcaatagagatactctaaccatcaaacaacaatcaaaccagactctgtatcgatcgacacaaagcttgcatcaaccgacaccaacAGGGAACAACATCTACCGACAGAtggtatgcatcggtcgacaccaggttcacttgcatcgaccgatgcttccatttgcatcgaccgacgcatgctcgacatcacgcggaaaccctaattgcatcgaccgacgcctccacttggcatcgaccgatgctcatagGTCAATCcacgccgtcctcgcactagcatcgaccgacgcacatagtgcatcgaccgatgcacatgccgagcatcgttttccccgaagcttctcgccggatcttcgttcctgcaaccacaagacttgatcccaagccacaagaaagcttcctaacgcctcaaataacattctaacaagcctaacaacatataaacaaacaGATCGTAATNCCGACGCCTCCActtggcatcgaccgatgctcatagGTCAATCcacgccgtcctcgcactagcatcgaccgacgcacatagtgcatcgaccgatgcacatgccgagcatcgttttccccgaagcttctcgccggatcttcgttcctgcaaccacaagacttgatcccaagccacaagaaagcttcctaacgcctcaaataacattctaacaagcctaacaacatataaacaaacagatcagaggaatctccagcttagataagccatggtcatgcacttacctttgccacagaagaaatctgacccaaacacaggaaaaaaacgctcctaggaagctcctacaacgatcctaactacagatctctacagaaacaacttccaactccaagaaatcaccaagaacactcaagaactcttctctctctcttttgtttctctcaaaagcggccaaagtcgactaattagacaaaagaaacgatttaagggttttccttatccctttgcccaaaacggagcgtttaacttaagtcaaaacgcaaaagctgaacctgcatcgaccgatgctcctcctgcatcgatcgatgcacacccccaaaccgggatttcggttcgcggatgttacactttATATAGTTAAATCCTagagcttatgtcggtttagtcCTGCAGACCACACAACCTGGATCCTGTATGGGCTTCACATCAATATAGACCCAGTTCATAGTTCAtaccaaataagcccatatgaagcaaacatttacaacaaTACTCATAATAATTCATTGGagaaataatcattccataaaCGAGTGTGCCCTTCCTCGCGTCCTCTTTCAATATAAGCTCTTGGCGGCCTTGAACTAGTTGCCTCTAGATCATTGCCATAATCATCTAGGCAATTTTGAAATAGACTATCAAagtattcataaattttttcataatacTCATCATCTAAATTTGGATATGGCTTTCGTAGGAATATATAATTCCCAACAGAAGATATTTTatggtgagaaaaaaaaatgggagctagcaagagagatttgagagataAGATGTgaaacttaaaagaaagaagtagacttcattgagagtttttacaaaatatacaaGCTGATTATCGACACTATATATACACGGTGATGATAGAAACATGGGCACCAACAAATTAGCCACGAGTTGTATTGTTCACGGGttaggaaaaaacaaatcatggaGATCACGGGTTGTCTTGTGCAGAATTTTTTGTTGTCTTGTGCCGACTGCTACAAGCAGACTCACGGGTTGTCTTGTgcataattttttgttgtcttgTGCCGACTGCTACAAGCACACTCACGGGTTGTAGCACTCATTGCTCCCAATCTCTTTCTATCCTCATCATGGACCATCATCGAGAACTgctagaaaacataaaacatataactATTACAcacatgttttgtttcataaataaGGAAGAAACAAACCAATGACATTTTATTGTTCTGACTCTGAGACATTGTCCTTTGGGTTggaacacaaacacaacaactGTTATGTTTCAtgccaaaagaaagaaacaaacctgcataaaaaaacataaagctGAGATTCTTGTTCCATTgctaataaaacataaaatgaccacaaaacacaatgttttgtttcacaaaaaaggaagaaacaaaccAATTACGTTTTATTGTTCTGAATCTGAGACATTGTCCTTTGGGTTGGAACAAGGCTCTTATCAGTTGAAGCTTGTTGTTTACTATTATGAATGTGTCGCATAACATTGAAAGCAAtatgataacatcattattttacccatattagctatagttttcatatgcatttaggaagagtttgatatgatttcaatgattgaatgtctattatcaagtattttaggtttcaagaatgttttacaggttttatagcaaaaaggaccaaaagacaaggaaaatacgttttaggaaagtttcagagctttacagtacgggccaCTGTTTAAGACGTTACACAACTCAAAATACATCATGCGTGATGTCTATAGAAatctggaagagtcatctttctcctcaaagtggaatcaagtcaatccattcattcatccgaaagttatgcccgatttaccgagacgtttTATAAACCGATGTGAAGAGAAGCAaccagccgatgggcttttaCTCAAGGtctgaccagcgaccatcaccACGGCtcagtccaagcctcctccacggtccagaagcctTCTTCGCCGCCTTTTGTcctgcacttaagaagagaaaacgtttctacccttacaaaaccctaaccctaaacaaaaccctataaatactcttaagacctagggttttgaggtGTGCTTCCTTTGTGCCTCTAAGATCTTCATCCACGCCACCACCTGCCGACCTAGAGATGACCAGAGACTCCTCTACCGCCATCGAATCTCGTCCTCTCTCACCTCCTCTTAGAAGCCATCGCCGAAGACACCAAATCTCTActctttcttattctttcatACTATCTTTgctttgggatcaagttacttttgtgacaaatataGAAGTTTACTTTGAAcccctttttgtttattgattcacttttgatgctatactttataatatcaatgttgtttctttgcatcatgagcgagtagtttactttgttgggttctatggggtgattcaaggggaattcataggttcacttcaattaggttgttagatcttattttcggttttatattagagttcgtttgggacatctttatcttaatgcttatgcttggattgatcaccaagtactgatctagagaacgggagcgctaaccgtgttatcctacttctccgaactagtgttataccgaagccttgctcgtaacctgcgtaagttgagttgcgaagtttggtgaatgtatcgaacttgtttaactagctggttgacatgcgacgttgcctgcgaaagttgagtaacggagtgtgaagactttagactttcattctatgagaNNNNNNNNNNNNNNNNNNNNNNNNNNNNNNNNNNNNNNNNNNNNNNNNNNNNNNNNNNNNNNNNNNNNNNNNNNNNNNNNNNNCTTTGTTGGGttctatggggtgattcaaggggaattcataggttcgcttcaattaggttgttagatcttattttcggttttatattagagttcttttgggacatctttatcttaatgcttatgcttggattgatcaccaagtactgatctagagaacgggagcgctaaccgtgttatcctacttctccgaactagtgttataccgaagccttgctcgtaacctgcgtaagttgagttgcgaagtttggtgaatgtatcgaacttgtttaactagctggttgacatgcgacgttgcctgcgaaagttgattaATGGAGcgtgaagactttagactttcattctatgagaatagctttttagttcattagtgtttcgtagttgagaacctaaaccgaaaattagtatttacttgttagatcttacacttaatattgcttagaaccatgaaaaccatAAGATGACTTCCAAAACccccaacgccttagtcttaaaccgcttttatttacattttatttattttgcaatagttattaggaaaaccaaaactccaatctcttctttagtcttagccatagttctttcccttttaattcaatttgtgcttgctattactctctgtgggatcgatcctaaaatactacaattgattaactgtgcactttcagtcgtcgtgtagtcttttcaggtaaaagatttggagtgaaattctacacacatcacaATATGATTTGAGTAGTAAAAACACCTCATCAACAAGAAATACacaataaaaaacatgaaacataGGATTTGACTAATAGAAACGACTCCTAAAAAAGACAATAATTAAGACAGCAACATAGGATTTGAATAATTAGTAACCAAATTATCCTAACATCTCATCTATTAGCTTCTTTCTCAGGTTGAGTTCAGGTTCATTTCCACATGAAATccaatcaaccatttcctttaacattcattaaacaaggaCATGAATCAACTTATGCAATGCTTTAAACTCAATTGGCCTAGTAATAAAGGTTTTAGAGACAATGTTgatctctctttagagtggggcttatcaatatcaatggtctctcataaaaatggattgagctttagaagaaggctaaaggtaaaaacacttagacacatacaagaacaaaaccttgtccaTCCAAAgatacccaaagtgtttatcctatcattctaatccCAAAATGTCCTAGTcctaccctttaacttcatctcttctcttttgtcctttttctcttttgtatttcagccttaggagaggtttcttatttgaatcatctagtggaatggggtttctttcttatttgctatggttcccttttcttctcatttcttaagacatacaagctttttgctagactctttttttctttcttctttctttgatcaGAACCATCCTTAACAATTTCATAcctcccattctttcactagagcttaTATTTACTTAAGCACACTCCTctcctaaagactctacccttttctttctcttttttttctcttttcttttctttttcaaaccaaccaagtcccaaacccagaatttaaaccacctagtcctatctagtttgaaagttgcaaactagaactacacaaggctttactcttgtcagttcaaacctaacactttctacaaagctcaatcccaaaaaggccttactcacacaagaataaacatggcttgaaagaaggtttggttaagggtattggaaactgatcttaatgattacatcagctacttggatcaacaagagtggtaaaaaggagaaagatgatccacaTATGtaatgtatatggtatccatgagtttaaagcaatgcacaatttgataattaaaagtcaatattaggttcttataagtaggaaatgatatcaaatcacaacatgcttcaatttagaccaaatgcaatgtaggaatttAAGGTTTGGTTCTACCTGATGCTTGtagctactcaactagcatcaaagtactattaacttgggcattgatcatagtttagtgaattttagcaagctaacaaggttaaactcatcatagatccctaatgcaaatattaaacagtcctatgtgaaacatgctaaacaaaatcctaatatgcaatgcaaactacatgaacactcttctttttttaaagatttttgtgaaaaattttcaatttttttggtttttctatgccatagatgaaatgcaagtTCTAATATGATTATgctcaaaatttgaaataagaaaacagaaaaaaatgtcaaatgctatatcaaaccctcccccaaacttaaattacacagttcCTTGCGTAAGAAATTTTtcaagaggattcaagactcaaaataaaataaaactagagatGCAATACAttgaagaagctgtccacatcctcattcatgttTTCAtaagtgtagttggggtcttgttgctGAATTGGAGGTGGGGAAGGAGACAACTCGACTATGGTCATCGACTAGCACTCGGTTGAGTAGGGTGGTCGAGTTGGCTGCCGAGCTGGTGGTGGGGGAAAAAATTGTTGTCTTTGCTGCTGGTAGAATTGCTGCAAGAgggctggatccatgaagtattgggGAGAGATGGGACGGTAAGCTTGGCCATAAGGGATAGCTTGGATAACCTGTTGGAGCTGGGCAACCATAAGGAGGTCTGGGCatgtactcggtcgagtgcattggaggtgctcggtcgagtgggtgctcgagtgaaccggtcgagtgcctcggaAACTGTTGTTCTAGGCGACTTGAACCTCTCatcctctgaattggctcatgcattgaagctctagctggatCCACTGGGTTTTCAGCTCTAGATattgctctagttgagctactacTCCTCAAAGGCCTAGATGGTGCTGGTGAAAAATTCTCATTCTTCAATTCAGCAAACTCTTTCTTTAaacccttgatggacttagtcaTCCTTCCcatcttcccatgccacttgttccattTTTGTagaagtgtcaacctcttgctagtctccctcaatcctctactatctcttggacttggctcataatcttcaaaataaaattgctcttccccatcagccatctCCACATCTCCATCTTGATCTTCTCCTATTTGGGCTGTGCCATCAAACAAAAGCTCAGCAGCTGGTCAAAAATCAATGTTTAGCCCTTCACTTATGGTGGTGAGAGCTTGATTAGGTAGGACCAGCTGAGTCTTCCCTAGTGTTGgatgctcaaagttgaagaggtgCTTCCCATggtgcatctccttggctagaatgagagtggaggtgaggtAGTTGGTGTCAACCCATCTTGGTTTGGCCTGCTCTCCCTTAAGTGGTACCTTGGCAGCTAATAGCATTGGAGTGATGATTcctccaatggttagaactCCAATTGATCCTTTCTTGTGCAGCTTGCTCACCCAGCTTCTATAGTAGATCAATTGGTCACTGAGGACCATcgcaagatcagtctccacactACTCCCAAGGATAATGGTCCCATCTCTTGCTTGAAGGATTATGCCATTGAGTGCTACATAAATCATCTTGAGCTCTCCTTCATTCACatttccagtctcctttctagcaaagaaagtgtttgctaaggctttgtggaagtaccttaggactagGCTCCTTATCTTTGAGCTTTTGGACTTAGAGGATGAGTAGATGTTGctatctccaatggtttcccaaacagcaAAGAGCTCTTCCCTTGGTATAACCATACTCCTttcactaccaacttcaaatccaaagatattggctatcttcttgAATGGAAGCTCATATCTCTTTCTCTTGATGGTGAAGTCACAACAACCAGCTCCCAATTCTTTATCCATCCTTGGGTAGAAGTGAATCTTGATGGTGGCTAAGAACTCGcagctttcttctttatatccTTCCATGCACAATCCCATGAACTTGCTTAGATTGCACTTCTCAAATAGATACTCTACATCTTCAGCAATCcccagcttctccatggtttccttatGTGGAAATCTTGTTCCTTGGAAGCTCATCTTCATGAAAGCTTCATAGAGCTGTTTTGGAGTTAAACcacaaaattcttcttcttcttcccctccttcttgttcttctttactttcactctcttcttcttgttcttcaactgctggcctcttcccttttgtttttgttcctcCTCATGTGCTCTTGAAGAGtgaactccatctcttcttcactctcagttCGCTCAGGATCCTCCTCAATAGGCTGATGTTTCTTACTCGGCACGCCACTCGACCTCCTACTCGAACCAGCACTTGGTCATTTGGCTGCTCGAGTAGGTTGTCGAGTACTTCCACCAGCTTGTCTTCTTGATGCAAGTATGCATCACTTCGTTCCAAGGAGCGATCAGCAGCTTGTTGAGATGATCTTGTGgaccttgaagacattttgaaagaaagaactgaaagagatagactcaaaccttaaagttaataggttagtaactgataactctctaatttatatgtttttagcatccttttttgtacatattttgcattgttcatacctctaactcagcatttttaggtcattaactgtagaaattcacttttagaccatttagggtgttgcatttctgcatttgcatattttggatgaaaacaggtgctaaagagccaaaaatgggggaaaacaaggacattccgagcatgtacccgaaggagcatatccttcctgctagaaataaacaaccatttggattgataacctattgtactacaactgcatagggaattgataccctgggtgaaaacccaactatcaatttggcgccgttgccatttggttgatttcattttgctacgtttaggatttcagcacttgctagatcaagttcttttgtttatatttggttcggatactgacttgtttgcttttgcatcgtttgttttgaatctcaggtacaacccgagcacccacccgacccgtcactcgatcacctggatcgagttgatccGCGTGTACACACTCAGACAACTACCTGTGCTTGCAAACACAATCAAGAGGTAGCCaaaacctgagtcctttcatcgacaacatcgacataCCTAGGCTCCTCAGACAACAACAATTTCAACCAGAACCAGCtatcattgaggagacgatgaataatcagaacggtccaccagctcctcaagcaaggaccaatatcggagcaggagatgctccaactactcacactcaaaggaatggcattgtgccaccagctgtgcagaacaacaattttgagatcaagagtagtctcatccagatgatacaaagtaataagtttcatggattgccaatgaaGGACCCATTGAATCATCTAAAatcaatggagtcagtgaagatggattcaagctcaggcttttcccattctctttgggagacaaagcacacatctgggagaaatcgctccctaaggagtccatcaccacttgggaagcatgcaagaaggcattcttggccaaattcttctctaactccagaaccgcaaggctgagaaatgacatttccggctttgttcagaagaaaaatgaaacgttcagtgaagcttgggaaagtttcaagggatacactacccgatgtccacatcacggcttcagcaatgcttcattgctgaacacactttacagaggagtggtccccaagatacgaatgttgctggacaccgcaagccatggcaacttcctcaacacggatgtcgatgaaggttgggacctagtggagaacttggctcagtctgatggcaactacaatgaggaatatgaacGCTCTGTgtgatctacaggagaggaagatgccaagtacaagagggacatgaaagccctcaatgacaagcttgacaAGTTCCTCAAGcagcagaagcatgttcatgccctatcagaggaagagcagtttctacaacaagatggggagactatacagatagaggatgttaactacatcaacaaccaaggaggttacaacaaagggtacaacaactacaaccaAATCCGATTGTGCCTTACCAAAATCCGATACACAGCCCGATACTGCCAACAAGTTTGTCATCGCTGGATTTACTCTCCCTAATGCATACTGACCTATCCACTCAGAAGACATAAACGATTCACATTAATACAAGATTCAACAATCTTGCTTGTCACCTGTCAGCCAATTTCCAACAATTGCATTTGATGCCTTAGGATCTCGAATTCAGGTTATTACGGATAACTCGGCTTCCACCTCAACAAGTCACACGGAGTCTGCAAATGAGATCGCCTTACGGAGTGGCCGACAATTACCCCCGAGAACAGTACCACTGGACATCACTGAGGACAGCAATGATATAGATGGGGAGGATCTCGGTGAACCGATCGTTTCTGCTGAACCACCAAGCCACTCCCCAGcacaacccgatgctcaaccagATCCATCACCCGACCACACCACTAGGATAGGTGATCGGGTTTACCCTCAGGTAACTCCGCCTCCTGCAGACAAACCAGGAagagaaaagcaaaaagaaaggaGATTCATTCCCCCaccttacaagccacctctgTCGTTCCCTGGACGATTTTGCAAGGAACTCTTGGAGAAGTACAAAGCACTGTTTGAGAAACAGATGCAGGAACTCGAACTTCGCATGCCCCTTATGGATGCTTTCACCTTGATACCTCCTTACCAGAAATTCCTGAAAGATGCAGTCATGGAGCGAATCAAGCAAGTTCAAAGGATGGTTATACTTAATCATGAGTGCAGTGCCATAATTCAGAAAACTGCCGCACCTAAGAAAATGAGCGACCCAGGATCGTTTACTTTACCTTGCTCTATGGGACCATTGAAGTTCGGAAGATTTCTTTGCGATTTGGGGGCGTCAGTCAGCTTGATGCCACTTACTGTAGCTAATCG is drawn from Camelina sativa cultivar DH55 chromosome 1, Cs, whole genome shotgun sequence and contains these coding sequences:
- the LOC104709059 gene encoding uncharacterized protein LOC104709059, with product MKALNDKLDKFLKQQKHVITDNSASTSTSHTESANEIALRSGRQLPPRTVPLDITEDSNDIDGEDLGEPIVSAEPPSHSPAQPDAQPDPSPDHTTRIGDRVYPQVTPPPADKPGREKQKERRFIPPPYKPPLSFPGRFCKELLEKYKALFEKQMQELELRMPLMDAFTLIPPYQKFLKDAVMERIKQVQRMVILNHECSAIIQKTAAPKKMSDPGSFTLPCSMGPLKFGRFLCDLGASVSLMPLTVANRLGFEKFKPTDIQLVLADRTTRFPSGILEDLPVKVGSVDIPTDFVVLEMDVEPRDPLILGRQFLATAGAIIDVRNRKIDLKLGEDLTMQFDIRETMKKATIAGQTFYIEGLEKLHEEPFEEIAIGDCLQTAHKNDG